Proteins co-encoded in one Bradyrhizobium sp. 170 genomic window:
- a CDS encoding GcrA family cell cycle regulator, whose translation MRWNRRELAQLEKLWAAGQSAAQIARHLECSRNAVCGRLARLGLTRGHKPPTAKPKIRPAPKRGPTVMAAGRDCIGKKLSQKALDSSGNEQAAPLRDAS comes from the coding sequence ATGCGCTGGAATAGAAGAGAATTGGCACAGCTGGAAAAGCTCTGGGCCGCGGGACAGAGTGCCGCGCAGATCGCGCGTCATCTCGAGTGCAGTCGCAACGCAGTTTGCGGCAGGCTAGCTCGGTTAGGCCTGACTCGAGGTCACAAACCACCAACAGCAAAACCCAAGATTAGACCCGCCCCTAAGCGAGGGCCGACGGTGATGGCGGCCGGTCGCGACTGCATTGGAAAGAAGCTGTCGCAAAAGGCGCTAGATAGCTCAGGAAATGAGCAAGCGGCACCTTTACGCGATGCTAGCTGA